The DNA segment acccataaggatctattttgactccttcgcactagagtatcgtCTCCAACctaatgctgctcataaattgatattaataattatattaggtaCATAGTCAATGTATCCAATGTATGGTCTTAGACTTGGCTGGTTTAATTTGCTCTTGTCATAAAATCAACAGGTAAAAAACAAGCTGACTTGACCGGGAAAAGATTAGCCCAGTTGAATCTAAACTGGGACCACATTATAAAATCAACTATGACGAGAGCTCAGGAGACAGGTGACATCATACTGAAACATTTGCCGGAGACTGTTGATGTTAAACACTGCCAGCTCATTGAAGAAGGAGCCCCAGTGCCACCAGAGCCCCCCGTCGGGCATTGGAGGCCTGAACCTAGAGTAAGTATTATGACTTGTGCTTGTGCCTTGTAGATGTTAATCAGgaacattttatgaaataagaattTCATAGGCTTTTGGAGTAATTTCTAGCAATAGTACAACCACATCAGCACAGCTGTGACAGTgttaaaattattgaattttattggaCATACACAATCTGGCTGGCAGAACCTTTTAGACAGTTGTAATGAGATAATTATGCTTAGACCTAGGAAAAGACAAGGAttataggaaaactttttgtgcaTGCTAAATATAGTGGAATAGTAATACCTAGTGGAATACATCAGTTACGTCtagaaaaaataattgttttaaagtTCACAACTTAAAAGTTTTTAGTTATTGGTTACttctaataaatttaaatgttaatttgtgtattgtttgacgacctctgtggcttagtgggtgggctgtcggtagctcaggccgagggtcgcgggtttgaatcccgccgacggaacaaaaagttttcaaagttcttgggtcatggatgtgtattaaatatgtgtatcatgtaataaaaatcttaaatatatgtatagtataaaagttttaaatatatttccgttgtctggtacccgtaacacaagtccttcagatacttaccacggggccagactgacgtggtgtgaagcgtccatagatattattaatatattgttattattattgttaaaattacgACATATGGCATGGAATTTTATAGTTCTGTGTATGAAATTGAAGTTTTgtgcctataataataattgcatttCCTCTGTGCAGCAGTTCTTTCAGGACAGTGCCCGTATCGAAGCAGCGTTTCGACGTTACTTCTTTAGAGCACCACCAGATCAGACCTCAGACTCCTACACCCTGCTAGTCTGCCATGCAAATGTTATACGCTTCTTTGTGTGCAAGTAagtcacaaatatttttatctattatataaaaataagtctggttttccttcctgacactataactccagaacgcacaaaccgatttccacggttttgcattcgttggaaaggtctcgggctccatgacgtctataaaaaaataatcagaaaaacttcaagagaaaagcagagaaaatcattttatggcaaaacaatgtttgccgggacagctagtttagtaATTCTTACTTTCTTACTAGACTTATTATACTGAGTTATGAACTACAGGCAAAGATAGTGCGTGGCGCCTATTATACATCAAGTGATCGCCGCGAATTTGCGGCGCCCGTACCAGTTGATAACAGCCCTAAAATAATAACTGTCATTTGAAATGTtagtgttgtgacttgtgtttCAAGATACAATACTGCTAatctattcaaaaatatttgtgtAAATGATTAAACCATCATTTTCAGACTAAGCCATATAGTCGGTATGGCCGTATGTACTCGttatttgtaccatcgaggaagttgattcctatgcaattgacagaccaacgttatttggtcgaatatgtcaattcaatgttaaggCCGGCCGCAatttgtccgaaatttctgatcagaaacatatgaactgccatccaatcgagtactctggtgtttcgtcccaaccaaggtttttgggcccagtgggcccaatcaccagatatgaatttttaacatttttttcatctggcgattggtcccaagtaataattttttatgacttttgggcttatgtccgtagggctagcaaaaaagttgtagatttaaataaaaaacaaaataattgctttGTATGAAAGCATTTATTATACactgaatgaatataatatgatatttaaagacaaataatacaatggacattgtatattgttacgtgctagggttcgaggatttggagagaaagacctggtgactctcttgaagactttattaacactgctaaacactaggtcacaacacttagcactaaatccaaacactaatcactaggtccaatcactaagcactatcactgtcctaggtcgtagccaagtcgcaagtttcactggttcactcactattgatcactccgaaatcgccttgatgaaagctcgaaacgaactaACTTGCCGGGcgcgcctgcggctctttttatatggcgagacgaattccagaaatttcccgattcacgcaaacaagtaaacaaccgtgggaaatttctaggaggcccgggaatgtaccacaataaaactgccgtccctgcgataagtgcagtaagttgaatttaatttagaccttatgtactcagtcataaggtctaaattcaaacacgctaacaaataaagggtaaacacgtaaacaaacattggacctttttagaaggttcgagtatgtacttgcgcaccacgtgtccgtataccatgtaccgtaacactactcccctcttagagatgctcgtcccgagcatcattgttactgccatggtaacgcgccagacggttcctacgactactcctggtctgtggtccctttacagcagcgcaagtaatacatctgtggcaccaatcctgcacatcatctctccaatgcaaccagaagaatcgttctcgcactttccttagcatcctcttgacgcctagatgactccctgatacgccctcatgtatctcgcggagaacatctggtactcttgcccttgggacaattatctgaaaatagaactctctgccgttagccttctgccatttccggtagagtagtccgtcctgaagtatcagactgtcccattgctcccagtacgccttagtgacagcgccagtgggtgcaacctcactccagattggttttatgtcaccccgtttcttccatgtgatgatgtgccgaaggtcgtcatctttttcttgagcctttctcatagcttcattctccatgtgccccaaattacttgttctctttgttccgctccgtgcctgggaggtaacagttaccggggctttctccgcgtcatccagtactcgccccttagttctggattctattcgttccccatgactccgggtaggggacgaaaccgcttgcttcttcaactcctccatttgttcctcgatcctttttatccttgccatctgggtcttcttctgcggacagtttagctgaagatggcccctctcaccacacttgtagcacatggctccaaaacttttcttcgtgggagccttgacctccttgacttcctcagagaccttgtggatcttatgggtctgccgtatgttatggcgcacagcctcgacttccaaagcatgcgctaatgcttcctttagcgaggtatggtgaccaagtcttactgcagccctgacctccaagtctttgattccgtcgacaaatccttgaacaatatttgtgtcgaccatcttggtgtcggctcctggatatgccttcctgacgagtttttcaatttccaacgcccattgttgaagtccttctcctgaacgttggactctgtcacgcagttgggcacggaacacgtgctccaggtgtcgctccccgtatctggattccagtgcctccatcaggtcttggaaaccatttctcgtatgtggcagtgcctccagaaccgacacagcttgccctctgagtgcaacagtgagagcggtcaagcattgctcctccgtccatccgtttgcggtagcaacagtctgaaattgccgacgataagcgttccaagaagtagtgccgtcgtacggtggcacctttactcttggtccttgcgccacaccagtgactccactagacaccgcaactcccgtagtttctaggcgcactactctcttctgtagttctgtgaatccggttttcaaattttccacaaccgtctctaacccagtaacgcgttcgtccattacgtcgacatctttacgaagcttagtcaccgtgtcactgacatcctttatggccagaagcgctttctcttggaggtccttttgttgctcttgagactcctgtaaagcgccgagcttgcggtcttgtgactcctgcaaagcgccgagcttgcggtcttgtgactcctgcaaagcgccgagcttgcggtcttgtgactcctgcaaagcgccgaacttgcggtcttgtgcctctcgaatcgctctgatttcagccctttgcagctccattaattcaattaaactttctaaatgAAGGGCCACTTGGGGGGCTGTAGGAGCTACGGGtggggcctggtgggcggggccagtgggcgtggcctgagtgggcgtggcctggtgggcggagccagtgggcgtggccatgtccaaagtgggcggagccaaaggggcgtggccagtgggcgtgtcccggtgggcggagccagtgggcggatcctggtgggcgtggccagtgggcggagccatgtgggcggggccagtatgtggggcctgtccctcagtgggcggagcttggtccccagtgggtgtggcctccgcaactcctctctcggagtcaatggcagcagctcgctgcgcccttgtcctgacactccccttgaagtcctctctcggagtcaatggcatctccaaatcgcacttctgacaccagttgttacgtgctagggttcgaggatttggagagaaagacctggtgactctcttgaagactttattaacactgctaaacactaggtcacaacacttagcactaaatccaaacactaatcactaggtccaatcactaagcactatcactgtcctaggtcgtagccaagtcgcaagtttcactggttcactcactattgatcactccgaaatcgccttgatgaaagctcgaaacgaactaACTTGCCGGGcgcgcctgcggctctttttatatggcgagacgaattccagaaatttcccgattcacgcaaacaagtaaacaaccgtgggaaatttctaggaggcccgggaatgtaccacaataaaactgccgtccctgcgataagtgcagtaagttgaatttaatttagaccttatgtactcagtcataaggtctaaattcaaacacgctaacaaataaagggtaaacacgtaaacaaacattggacctttttagaaggttcgagtatgtacttgcgcaccacgtgtccgtataccatgtaccgtaacaatatattaaaatctcttatgacataaataataacaaaagtacttattttctaaataatctaattatattatttttgtatacttatttcaatttaaaatttatttataattattatatttatataaagcttatatatttctttaattggcaaattataggtgtatattttttttgtaagagaacgattaattaattaattaattttatataagtaagtttaattcAATTACGCGCCATTGTTGTGGCAGAATGTAAaaactataagtatttaataaaacctttatatcaacaacattctggcaataaagacatttgaatttgaaagtGAAAAGTATTTGGTATCACGTAGGtgctatggcaactttatgccataggcgcgagcggctatagcccggccgaattttatttatgattggaatacaaaaaaaacttcccaagtctatcgtacaactaagatagaatcattttactttgggaaaacaaccattaaaatttcaggCAGTACCTATTAGagcaggtatttttttaaaacttgatTCAACGCAGTATGTTtaggtattattaataataataataataatataagttttaatgtggttttaatgtattttttagtgttaggtatgtttcggatcagaaatttcggacaatgtgcggctgggCTTAATCGGCATAGTATcttctaacaattattatatctgacttaaataaatattaaataagttattatttatgtaattaattattattattttgaatattaaatatttcctgTTAATGCGGTGTTGCAAtaattgataaaattaaaactcaTATATCCAATACgtgacctataatattatgttagatattttttaaatttacaaaacaatattatggttataattgattatttttgtgtgtttttgtgcctacttcaaaattcttgccagaaaataatgaatcataaaaGTGGGACCACTCGCCAgatgataaaatgttaaaaattcatatctggtcattgggcccactgggcctaaaaaccttgggacgaaacaccagagtactcatccgatcgacgtcatctgacacataatgtcagatgcctgccggaacgcactctgctcatatattttgtatctgacGTCCGGTCCGGTTGACTTGTCAGATGCCGTCTATCGGATGgcagaaatttttaattgcgttccggcgggcgtctgacattatgtgtcagatgactcagatgacgtcgatcggatgtCAGTTAAAATGTTTCTGACGGATCGCgctctctcttacattttgtactgagccgagtgagctcgaactcgccaaAAGGAAATTTCGTttagtgtgcggtgtggcggtccggccgacgttaaaatgtttcgtatcagatctgtcagctgggcttgacgtaacgtgaccaaactacttaggtccccgatttgcataggagtcaacttctctgatagtacatttccATACTTCGCAAACGGTATCACTGCTCCCTCGAATatcaaatagtattttaaaaagataaaaccgacttcaaattgtacgtaattaagaattaaaattccctatctcaaaactactgaaccgattttgataaaacctATAGTaacctaagttgaacaatacctggtacaataaaaaaagaatcacttaaatcggacttgtagttccggagatatgcgtgcacaaacataaaaacatacatacttacatacattatacatacacttttgaaatttggcacatttgttcagaagccgctatagattaacatattatacaaaactgggcagttctggaaatattacatacatacgcgtcgaattgataacctcctttttttgaaatCGGTTAAGAATATCCATCTGCAGCAGAACAAACATTCATTAATTATCCATTTTACAATTTCAGAGCTCTGCAGTTCCCACCTGAGGCCTGGCTACGGATGTCTCTAAACCACGGCTCAATAACCTGGATATCAATACTGCCCAACGGCAATGTTGTGTTGCGATTACTGGGTGACACCGGACACATGGATCCCCAGTATATAAGTAGTCGCTAAATAAATAGGTAAACAAATTACTACTTCTTTTAGATGATGATGTTTTTGACATGCAtacttaagagttaagagtATGTGTAATGGTTATGAAACATTGAGAAATAAGAATTACAAATGTTAGGAATGTTTCCATCTAAAAGAATGATCATTTACACTGATTTGATACGCTGTAATAAAATGAAAGTTACCGTTTAACCCATGGTTGAATGTATTGCAAATAGAATGGATTATATACTAAACATATTTATAGTTTTGAAGAACAAGACATCTTTAACAATAAACAACATTTCATTAAGAGGTAATCTGGTACTAGGTTTTTTTGTAAGTTGTCTAGCTTGGTATTAtgcttacatttttaaaaacatctaCACTACCACACAGAAAAACTACACTGCCacaaaaaatcttttatcaGATTTCGCAATAAATgtactaaataaatatacagGTTCCAGACTTATTCTATTTGCAGTATTATCTATCAATGTTGCTGCTATAAAATcgaagtatatattttattacagtgTAAAAAATGTATTGTTACCATTTTTAGAGAATCATACAATATTTCGAACAAGTTTACAATTTACTTAATAGACAATTTACAATTGAACCATGTAAATACGTATTTCTGTTATAAGACAAATTAATTTGACTTatttagtatataataaaacaaagagTATACCCAACTCATTCATAGTAGTTGAGTCAGAACGAGAGGGAACTATACTACCAGCGACGCAAAGCTTCTTTGCGGCATTTATGCGTGTGTGCGTACAGCGTATAAACGTCAAGTGTCATTGTTGTGATTTGTTTGTGTAGTTATTTGTCTTTtctatactttaataaaatattattattttatttatatttgttgaacattaaaaactattataataggtgtatttaaaaattgtataagTAACCAAAGTGGTCTTGACaatgaattattataatcacGCACCCATTTGCAGATGttcctttaaaattaaaattaaacaatgtaCTTACTATTTAAATGATTATTCGATGAGGCGGTTGCATTGTCAAGTATAATCAGCAGAATGTAATAGGATTAGTGCCTTTTAAAATAGAAGTAGATTCTGATGAAGCAATAtgacatttagggcctgttcatcacttcctgataagtgctggataggctatccgccacttaacttgacagatagagtatggagaatctgtcaaagaagttgtggatagccaatTCGGATTTTTTTCCAAGAAGATAAttgcatttaaaaatgtatttatttcaaGTTACTGATCAAATACAATATGCTAGGTGCAATTGTATACCGTCGAGATGAGAACAGGGTAGAAAATATAACTTTAGTATCGTCAAcagtttatataaaaataataagaagcAGCCATTGctgtttatataaaaaatcggccaagtgcgagtcagactcgcgcacgaaggtttccgtactgttattgataaaaaattgtattgttgtatgggagcccccttaaatatttattttgttttcattttaatatttattattaaggtaCAAATTAATTAAGAATATCTCAAGTTCAAGCTACCAATATTGATTACAAGCaaataaagccaaaaaaatcacgtttgttgtatgggagagcccccccccctcccctttgatatttattttattttaattttcaataatttaaaataagcgTGCCGGGCTCAGTGCAAAAATccacctccatacaatttgtatggaagcggatgcgcatATCGCTCACTGTGCTGGGGCTCATCGACGCGGATTTTTGCGCGGCGGATTTCcctcaatgcgacacggcccggcAAGACCCTCCGCGCCCTGTCAACAGTGTACTATAGCAAGCGGTTGATTTCCGTCACTGCCATACCGGCAGCACACTGAACTCAAAATCTGTCAATGCGCTGCGTGCCGACCCGCCCCGGTGCGCTCCGGCACAGTAAGCGCCAAGCTtaaagaggatacaccaggggctagagaaatgaaaaaaaagtacgtgtaatatctatagctgtctcccttacctcaagcctatatcgcagaacgcgatagagacaactgcagaaaatcaacgattcgttgtcccctgattccttctccaaaacttaaccgatttaagtacttttttcattaaagattaaagaaaggcttgagctgtgttcctatgttttttttgtataatctagccaaatctgttttctggatgtttgaacacagcggaaaatctggccatttttttgggtttttgaacgttcatatcttatttaatcattaaattatgaaaaagaagaaaacatagggacattgtattagtggccgtagatattcaggaaaaaaattataactctactagcattatccagataggaaacaggggacagcgtttgtatggaaaaaagggcggtgtggactcctcttaaaacagtagcggtcttactacaaaagacttaaacactcattgaacagttgattagagaaaaaatcagtacaaaatggtctcaaaacaactgttcaacagatgtttaagtAATCTTATGTGGTAAGACCGTAGATTTTTTAACTTCTCTATTTCATATATTGCCTGTTTATATTTCACACATATATAACTGTCTCCACTCTCCACGATATGCAATTGTGCCCAGTATAACTACATACTTAAGTAATTGCAGTATCTCATCagcaaatttatttattatgctaTTCAGTAGGAATATTACTGcgatgttttcacgctagacggcagcaccagcatatacGCTAAACAAAGAGACCTTTTGTTCGGCGTTTGACAacatttctgtcaatattctgaaaTGACATGTGCACCATGTCAGATTATGGTCGAATTGTTTACTGTGCTGGTAGCGCCCTCTGTTCCGATCTATGCGCAATATGTTACAATTGTTGTtccaaatacattttattattattatgtaaatgtgaATGTAAATGGTACTACCTGATCAAAATACCTGTATAATCAAAATAAAGACTAGGCACAGAATTTCATacttttgaaaatttaaaatttactagctatttgaccgagctttgctcggtattcgataaaacacgaataaaatgatattttgtatactaaattttatgaaaatcgttggagccgattccgagattccaattatatattatataggtacaagaattgctcgtttaaagataagtacctggatgaccgagctttgctcggtataggcTATAGCAAAccctcattgacttcgtgttacgtaacaacgccatctgctggaatagctttagctgttgttgtgtcgttaaagcaattagttgctcacacaatagtattattattcgccaatagatgtcaggaagagtcatatttttcagttaatcgataaaacacgaataaaaagacattttctgaaaataattcctagctagatcgatttatcgcccccgaaaccccctatatactaaatttcatcaatatatatatatatatatatatatatatatatatatatatatatatattacagaTAGTTTGATCGGGTGGAAATGTGTTTATAATGTATGATCAAATGTTttaagtgaattaaaatttgtaattttagatttgtcttttttttcttattattattatgataacgcctccgtggtctagtggtacagagcgcggctcttgactcggaggtcgtgggttcgattcctgcgttggaaacatgttatttccaagtttggttaggacaatgcaggctgatcacctgattgtccgacaagtaagatgacccatacgtcgaatgggcatgtaaaaagtcggtcctgcgcctgatctctcgccggtcgtgtcggtctgccgccccactgggttatgagagtaaaggaatagagagtgctcttgtgtactgcgcacacacttgggcactataaaattactcctgcgtagctggcctggtttcaatgaaactggccaccgtcaccgaaaccggtgtgggagctattattattaatacgttCCGTACGTGAACTATGACATTACTTAGTTATAGTGCACGTACGGAGTTTAAGTTAAGGTAATCGTTGATCTTTTTGAGGGGGAAGTAAGATGTTAGTCTCAAATTCAGAATCAGTGCTGATAATATATATGAGggcagagggcctagacaagtaGCATACTCTTCGAAAACGTTAACATAATTcgttaacaaaatgtatggcatTTGTAATTTGTCATTAGTAATGctaatttagcgatgacttatgtcaaacggcatacattttgataacgaatttcatcGTCGTTTTCGAAGCGtatgccacttgtctaggccctctgagcTTCAGAcgaaagagaagaaaaaaaagCTTTTGTTCTTCTCGCAAGGttttatactccactcgggctaactt comes from the Aricia agestis chromosome 6, ilAriAges1.1, whole genome shotgun sequence genome and includes:
- the LOC121727873 gene encoding serine/threonine-protein phosphatase Pgam5, mitochondrial-like isoform X2 — encoded protein: MATLSRFQKIALISLGAVGGSLAYYQIGKNEKKFDVQNAWTTNYKPSVKWDRNWDHSEPQSIVKPPKTSSPEEQNTYNEKLEKAKSKAVRHVLLVRHGQYNTSGETDLDKTLTELGKKQADLTGKRLAQLNLNWDHIIKSTMTRAQETGDIILKHLPETVDVKHCQLIEEGAPVPPEPPVGHWRPEPRFFQDSARIEAAFRRYFFRAPPDQTSDSYTLLVCHANVIRFFVCKALQFPPEAWLRMSLNHGSITWISILPNGNVVLRLLGDTGHMDPQYISSR
- the LOC121727873 gene encoding serine/threonine-protein phosphatase Pgam5, mitochondrial-like isoform X1; amino-acid sequence: MATLSRFQKIALISLGAVGGSLAYYQIGKNEKKFDVQNAWTTNYKPSVKWDRNWDHSEPQSIVKPPKTSSPEEQNTYNEKLEKAKSKAVRHVLLVRHGQYNTSGETDLDKTLTELGKKQADLTGKRLAQLNLNWDHIIKSTMTRAQETGDIILKHLPETVDVKHCQLIEEGAPVPPEPPVGHWRPEPRQFFQDSARIEAAFRRYFFRAPPDQTSDSYTLLVCHANVIRFFVCKALQFPPEAWLRMSLNHGSITWISILPNGNVVLRLLGDTGHMDPQYISSR